The genomic segment GTGCCCGCCTCCTCCGGAAGGACCAATGAATGGGGCACACAGGCCTCGGCGCGCGCTGTGGTAGGCCAATTTCAAAAGCCCGCCCAGTCCGCGACGCGCCCAGAATCGCTGACTACCTGGGCTTCAGCCGCGCGGCCCGCAGCGCACGGAGTCGCTGACTAGCTGGCCCCGGAGCCCGCGGCCTTGCGGCGCCCGGCGTTGCAGGCACTGGGGGCCCCTAGGCGGGGCCGCCGGACCCGTATCCCCTTCGGCCTGGGGGCGCGGGGGGCCCACAGCCGTCGCCGGAGCCGGCGCGGTGAGGGACTCCGTGCTGGCGGCGGCACTCTGAGCCCGCGGATGGGGGCAGTCGCACGCTTGGGCTTCTGTCCGTTCCGGGCAGGGCCGTCTCTGAACCGCGAGGACGGAGGCTCCCGAGAGCTGACTTGCAGCCACGGTCTGTCGGTCTCCGGAGAAAGCGCAGCGAGGACGCCGCTTTAGGTGACACAGTCACTGCACTCAGTGCCCCACCGGAGACCGAGGGGGCCGGTGCAGTGAAAGGCAAAAAACCGTCTCTTCTCAAGTGGAAACGGATCAAGACTAAAATGTTTGGGTGAATCATTCCAAATATGTTGTAAATGGTTCTTAAAAAGGAatgtgtgggccgggcgcggtggctcacgcctgtaatcctagcactctgggaggccgaggtgggcggatcgtttgagctcaggagttcgagaccagcctgagcaagaacgagaccccatctctactaaaaatagaaagaaattatatggacagctaaaaatatatatagaaaaaattagccgggcatggtggctcatgcctgtagtcccagctactcgggaggctgagacaggaggatcgcttgagctcaggagtttgaggttgctgtgagctaggctgacgccacagcactcactctagcctgggcaacagagtgagactctgtctcaaaaaaaaaaaaaaaaaagtgttataaaaAGGAATGTGTTGTACTCCCACTCAAtcttgctgtgaacctaaaactgttctaaaaactaggccgggcgtggtgggctcacacctgtcatcccagcactgcAGGGGCTTGTGAAGTGACACTGGCAGCAGAAAGGAGCACACATAGCCTTTTACATTTGCTATTGTATCTCACGTGATATATTTAAAACTGGGTGGTGGGGGGCAAGGATGTACCCAGTTCTCCCGAACTGTGTTCTGGGGTTCTGAAACCCCAGAGTCTTTTCCATGGACATTCCAGAGGGCCTCTGCAAATGTTGGACCTGAGTCTTGTTTCAGTCTATTGTTAACTATTGGAAAGCTGTCAAATTGTGTACATGCCCTGACATGAACACAACTCCCCATCCCTCAAGTGTGAGCTGTGCCTAGTGCGTCCCTCCCAAAGAACACCGGAAAGAAAGGAGGACAAAGTGTCACTTTATGGTGGAGGAGCCATCCAGGCTTCGCCTCAGCCAGGTGCCCAGGTCCGCATCACAGAGATGAGTCTCTTGACAGTGTGTGCCTTTGGTACGGGAGGTGACAGCCGTTGCCCTTcacctctgtgatcttcctccGAAACCCGCAAGCCCAGTCTAACCAAGCCAGAGCATCATACAAATTTcagttgagggacattctacaaagtaCCTGCCAGTGCTCTTCAAAACTCTCCAGGCCATCAAAGACAAGGCAAGTCTGAGAcgctgtcacagccaagaggaccCCAAAGAGATGTGACAATCACATGTCACGTGGGATACTGATTATCATGATGGGATACCACATTAGGGACATTAGGCAAAAACTAAGGAAACTGAATCAAGTATGGACCTTGGTTAGTAATGTCtcaatattggctcattaattgtaacaaatgcagCGTTACTAATATACAAGTTCATAACAGGGGAGCTGTATGTGGGAGCTGTCCAGGTAccatcttctcaatttttctgtaaatctaaaactgttctaaaaaaaagCCTATTTAAAAAAACCTGTCTAACAAATCTATGCCCACTTGGACGTGTATGTACGACCCAGGCGTGACCTCTTAGCTACCTTGAGTTGCTTAACTAAGTTAACCGGTTGTTGTGCACACGCAGACCTGTTTAGTGTGTCCTAACACAGTCACGGTCGGTGAGTGTGGACAAGAGCTGGGGTCCAAGCCCTGGGGTGTGTGGATGGTGCGGGCCCTGGGCTGGCAGCACGGGCACTGCGGGCGTCCTGCGGGCTCCAGGCAGGTGCGTGGGCTCAGACACCGTGATCGGACCGGACGGCCTTGTCGCCTGCGGTCTCATGTCTCAGGTGACGGTATGTCGAACTTGCTGACGTTGAAAGTAACCCTGAACCCTCCAGGACCAATGGGATGGGCAACTCCAGGCAGCCTCCTCCTCGAGTGCCCTGGAGGCTCGACCCTGCGGCCTTAGGTCCTCCAGGTCCACGCGGGTCGCAGAAGGGCCGTGGCAGGTGTAAAACCATGAATACCGCGCATGGGCGGTGCTGGCGGCCAGGCAAGTGCCTGGTCAGTCGCGTGGAGGGGTCGCGGCCAACGCCTCCTGTCCCCAGGGGCCCCCCACGTCCCCGTGTGACCTTGTCCCCAGGGCTCCCTGCAGGGACGCTCCCCTGTCCCCAGAGCTCCTCTCGCTGTCCCCAGGACTCCTCTGCGTCCCCAGGGGTACCTCCCTCCattccccaggcctcctgcccccGGCCGGTTGGTCTGGAGGTTAAGGCCCAACCcaacacaccaccatgcctgtgTTTTGAGCCCTGCCCTGAGAGAAGGCCTGGCCAGGGTCGCAGCAAGGCTGTCCCACGGAGGTGTCCCTCGCCCCGGCCccgtgccccctcccccccccccccccccccgccgtgcaGAATCCCTGAAAGCCCGGGCGGGCGCCCCGCACTCTGCGGGCCTTGGAGCCCTGCGGACCCCGCGCAGCTTTCAGCCCGTGAAGCCACCGGGCTGCGCTCCCTCCGCGCTCCGAGGCTCCCTGGAGGCACAGGGGGTGGAGGCGCCAGCTCCTCGGGTCTCAAGCCCTCTGGCTTCAGCCCTGCCCACTTCTCTGCCTGCCCGCTCAGCCCCGCCTGGCCACACCTGGGGACCAGTGTTTGCAGGTCTAGGGACTCTCCGAAGAAACCTGGCAACCGCCACCCATTCTCGCCCCGCAGCCCGGCAACAACGCAGCCCCGAGGCCTGCCGGACTCTGAAGCCAGGGTGCGGCACGGCCTCTCCTTAGGGCCATCTGGGGCCACTGAGGCTGGCCTCCAGTAGGTAAACCGAGGCCCCACAAGGCAGCCGGGCTCCTGAGCTGTTCCCTCCCGCAGGTGACAGAACCTGGGAGAGGTGCGCTGTGGCTCACCACCCCGACCGTCATCTCCTACGGTTGCGACATGCTGGACTCATCTGTGGCAGAACAAATGACCCGACTGACGCTGAAACTCTTGGGACAGGTGAGACAGGGCCCCCAACACTCCTGTTTTTAACAACTCCTTAAAGGAGCTCCGATTTAGGGTTGCCAAACAGAACTTAAGATGCCACATCCATTGTTCCTCCCTCTGGCAAACTGCCTGGCAGTATATTCCTGCTTCCAAAGCAAACCtctttcagtggtttttagcCTCATAATAAAGAAATGtgggctgggagcggtggctcatgcctgtaatcctaggactctgggaggccgaggcaggtggatcgtttgagctctggagttcgaaaccagcctgagcaagagcgagaccctatctctactaaaaaataaaaagaaattagctggaaaactaaaaatatatagaaaaaattagctgggcacagtggcacatgcctgtagtcccagctactcgggaggctgaggcaggaggatcgcttgagcccaggagtttgaggttgctgtgagctaggctgacgccacggcactcaagccCGGGTGACAGgggcactcaagcctgggtgacagagcaggactctgcctcaaaaaaaaaagaaatgtggtttCCTggtttttcctttgcatttacaggGAACCACATAGATTTTTCTAGCAGTTTGTGCATTCTGGAGGCAGGCATGGCCCCATCCGCCAGAGGTCTCCACGGCCCCGCAGAGCTCCAGCAGAGCGTCCCAGGAGTCAATGTTGAAGGGAGGCTCCCTTTGGAGACTGAGCCCTGCTGGTGCAGGACGCAGGGCCCcaagggctgggcctggggctggtggCCTGGCAGACCCATTCTCATGCCTGGTCTTAACCTTCTCTGAGGGTCTGGGTGGTCCCTGACAGGCCTGCCTGTCCTCTCCGGGTCCCCAGGGGcatcccctgcctgcccccagcctctCGCCAACCCTGCACCCCCACGTCCAGATGGCCCATGGGCTGCCATGGGAGGAGCTGACAGGGGTCACCCTAGGGCAGCTGCTGAGCCTATGACCCAGGCAGGGTGACCAGGATGCTCACTGGCCTGGAAGCCCCGGGGGCCTCACCCAGACGGTCTCTCATGGGGCTGTTCTCCAGAAATCTGCCTGAGGCCAATGAGAGCACCCTTGCCATGCACTGCATTGAATGCGTGACCCACACAGTCCCTAGGACACCAATGGCCCTCGCATCCCATCCATGCCACCCTCACACAGCGCCTCCTGCTCCCAGCACTCCGTCGGGGGCGCTGGCCGCATGGGAAGCCACTTGGTCATTCCGTGAGCGGGGCGCATTCTCCACCCACACCGAGCCCCGGCCTGGAGCCTGTGTCCCCATCGCCCGCTCTTTTCCTCACAGAAGCTGGAGCAGGAGCGAGAGAACCTGGATGGGGACTCTGAgggcccccacctcctgccaggTGAGAGCTGGGGGGGCTTGCGCGGGGAGGGCACAGGCGTGAGGGAGCCACTCcaaggggaggcaggagacaggCCCGGGAATCACCCCCTGGGGACCAGCAAGACTGTCCTCCAGGCGCTTCCTTTGCATCAGAGCTGAAAGGCCTTTGTTTTCACCTTTGGCGCATCCCCCATACCTTGTCCCCTTTTGCCTGTAAACCTCATCATTCGCAGTTGTGGATGGggaatggaggcacagagaggttaggtaacctGCCCCAGGTTGCTCAGCTCAGACGTGGTCACACCCAGGTCACACTGAGCTTGCCCTGGGGGCAGGCGGGGGCAGCTAGGGAGGCCCAGAGGAGCATTTCTTGTTCTTTGGAACATGGGGCAGCCCTAGGGCTGTAGGGGCTCCAGGCACCTCCCAAGGGCAGCTGGCAGAGCCCAGGGTCCCAAAGCCGGAGAGGAAATCCCAAACCAGGTCCCATGGCTGAGGGGCCAGAGGGAGCAGACAAGATGGTTGCAAATGTGCCAGTGGGGACTGATTGCAGGGCAGCCCCAGGGGGCCGCGACAGTGTGatgcggggaggggaggccagagccctggcctggggctcTCCTGACCCCTTCCGGAGCCTTCTGGAAGGTGGTCAGACCAGTCTCCAGACGGCTGGGGATCAGCGAGGCCAGGCTGCGCCCACCTTAGGGCCTCCTGCCTCTCGGAGCCTGAGGGACTGTGCGCCACAGGTGTGCCACAGCAATGCAGTGCTTAGGTCCCCAGGAGGAATCTGCACCTGGTGACTTCCAGCTCCTTTCCAGGAAGGGACAGACCGAGTTCCCTGATCACCCCTCCCcgctgctgcccctcccccagcccccaggctctAGTCTCTCCTTTGGGATAAGTGTTTGCTCCCAGGTCACCgtgggagcccaggagtgtgggtGAGGTTGGGGGCGCCGACGGGTCTGTGGTGACGCTGACGTCCTGAGCGCATTCCTCAGTGAGCAGTGTGTGCTTTCCTCCAGGAAAGGAGGGCGGCCCGGAAGACGCCCTGCACGGTGCTCTGAGGAGAAGGAAGGACCTTCTGCAGAGGCTCCGGGTAGGCCTGGCCAAAGGCGCCGGCGGGCGGGGGGTCTTGTGGATTCTTGCGCCTCGTTCTGTAATGTCTGCAACGGCGGGTGGGTAGCTGATGACTCGCGAGCAGCTAGGGGACTTTACGCCCGGCCTCGTGAACCGTGCACACGCTGGACCCCCACGAGAGCGTTGTCAGCTTAGAGACCTGCTTTGGCTGCTCTTGACGAAGGTGGAGTGTCGAGTAAGGGCCCAACTCCAGCGGGAGGTGGAACTCCAGGACGCCAGGGCTCCGGCGGGCCCAAGCCCCCAGCTGCGGGGACGACCACGCCAGGGAAGCAGTGTCAGAGGATGTCACGCATGGGCCTGGGAGGGGGGCGGAGCTGCTTTTCCAGGAGGCCTTTGCCGCGAAGGAGGCCTGAGCTGTGCTTGAGGGGACACACTCCGTTGgctaggaaaagaaaacaaccagaaGCTGGTTAAAATtatttggtaaattttaaaaggagcAAAACTCTCCTGTGTGCCCCACACGAGGGGTCCTTGGGCTCCGCCTTCCGGCAGCCTGGCTCCTGGCTGGCCTGAGCCCCGAGCAGCCCCGGCCGGGGAGAGGGCGCCCGAGGCCCCTTCGCACCCAGAGGACCCGAGGAGGCTGCTGGCCGCCTGTGGGGCTGTCCCTCCCGCCCCGTGCAGCAGGCTCTGCGTCCCTTGCAGGCGCAGCACCTCCTGGACGAGCTCTCCCAGGCCCACTCCTGGAGGGGGCTGCACGGAGGAGCCCTCGGGTCAGCCCTGCCGCCGGAGGTGCCCCCCACCGTCCCCgctggctccccacccccaccggccCCGGAGCCACCACGGATCATCCAGCACCAGGTaagagggtggaggtgagggagcATCACACAGGGGAGGGGGGGACAGAGCCGAGACTTTACAGCATGTCACCTAGTCAGAGAGGGTGTCACTCACCCCACCTCTGGCCTCCCAGCTGACCCCGGCAGTATGCAGAAGTGCTCTGGGAGGGTCAGTCTGCTGAGGCTGACAGTGGCCACGTTTGCAGCGCCTGGTGGTCGGTGGGTCCTCTCTGTCCTCACGGCGCCCTGAGCATGCAGGGCACTGACGAGGAGTTGGCCTCTCTGCCTGCCTGGCCCCGGCCCCGTCCTGGGAGTAGGGGTGTTAGTGTGACCAGAAGGCCCTGACTTTGGGGAGTGTGTCAACTCTTTTCCAAAACTTTATAATGACCAGGGGATACTTGAGACCCCAATTTCAaggtcagatttttaaaaggtgagtAGCATTCCACTTTTGAGAGCTTTGTACCATTATTCAGTGTTCTGGGTTGCAGGCGACAGAAAACAACTCAACTGGATGTCCACGTGCACCCAGAGgaggggtgggagctggggacTGGAGGTCTCAGCCTCGGGGGACTCAGTGGGGCGGGACGCAGACGACTGGAGAGAAGAGGACAGAGGGGGCAAGGCCAGATGCAGGTTCTGGACAGGTCGGCTGAGTCCATGACCTGGAAGGCTTTTGCCCAGGAGGGGACCCTGGCAGCTCCCCGTGGCAGAGGGAGCAGAGTGGGAGGCATCGCCAGAGCCCCCTGCTGGTGGGCCATCTTCATGCGGGTTCCAGATGCCCCAGGCCTTGCCTTCCTGTCTTCCAGCACCTGGACCCTCCCCAGAATGGCAGGGGGACAGGTGCGGGAGGCCCCGTGCCAGACAGGTCTGCTCTTGCTGCGTATTCACCAGGGCCTACCTATGCCTGCAGTCGCCAGCCCAGTCCCAGTGGCACCGGGAGGGCAGGCGGGGCCCTTGGGCACTAAGATGAATTTCCCGGCAGCTGGACTCAGAGACCCTGAGACGGAGACGGGAGGTCCGTCAGCCCGACAGGCACAGCCTGTCCTAGAGAATGCCCCCATCTACGCCGGGGGTCGGCAAACTATGGCTTCGGACCAGAGCTGGCCTCCTTCTCTTCTTGCACAAACTTCGAGCCAaaaatggttttacatttttaaatgtttggcaaaacaacaacaacaaaacaataaaaaaataatactttaggccaggcatggtggctcacatctgtaatcccagcactttgggaggctgaggtgagaggatcacttgagcccaggagttcaagaccagcctgggcgacatagcaagaccccatctctacaaaagaatttaaaaattagctaggagcggtggtgcacatctgtggtcccagctacttggggggctgatgcaggaggatctcttgagcccaggagttggaggttacagtgagctatgaacaggccactgcactccagcctggacaacagagcaagaccccatctctaaaaaaaaaaaaaggcaacaacgataatagtttataaaacatgaaaatcacAAGAAATGCGAGTTTCATGTTCATAGATAACATTTTATGGGACCAGTCTCACTTGTTTACATGCtgcagtggcagagttgagtagctgcagcCGAGACCACATGGCCCACCCCGTCAGAGCAACTaactctggccctttacagaaaacatttgccgATAAACTTTTATGCTCCTGGTCTACGCTGCCCTTTCTGTGAACTGAGGGTGAAGTGACAAGTTCATGCTGGGCCTTACACATCTGCAAGGGAATAAAACAGGTCTTTCTCGTGCATGCTCGAAATTGCTCTGCGTTTATTTTCACTCAGAAGAGAAACCAAAGCTTATTTTCATGACAAACTCAATAAACATAGGACAGTATGTTTGGGAGCTACAGTAATTTGCCAGGTGGGTCTTGGTGCTGGGATAGACAGGTCACTGGGACAGAACTGAGGCCACCTCTCAGACGACTGCACCGTCCCACACACAGGTCTGTGGAGTCCCAACACCATCAGTCCCTAGGGaaataattaaaaccacaatgagcagCCACTATCTctctattaaaatggctaaaatcaaaaGATTGATCATTTTGTGGTTCCTAAGCGTGATGACTGGGTGCTCACTTGCGTGTGTGAGGCGCCTCCCTCCAACCTTGTTGCGACCGACATTGGCACATCACCCGTCTGACATGGAAGGAGAAGGCTGATCGTACCCAGCACTGGATGCCTCTATTAAAGCAGGATTGATGAAGCCAGGCATTAGCTGACTCTGCTGAAGACGGGAAATGTGggaaacagtaaaaatattaatactatgtcCTGAGTGACACCCAGACTCAAATATCTTTGTATTTAACCTCTGGGGTTAATAATTTAAAGTTCTCCTTGGAtgcatagatggatggatggatggatggttgaacaggtggatggatggatggatggatgggtagatggatgggtggatgggtggttgaatggatggatgggtagatggatgggtggatggatggttgaacaggtggatgaatggatggatgggtggatggatggatggatgggtggttgaatggatggatgggtgggtggatggatggatggatggttgaataggtggatggatggatgggtagatggatgggtggatgggtggttgaatggatggatgggtggtggatggatggatggatggatgagtagatggatgggtggatgggtggttgaatggatggatgaatggatggatgggtggtggatggatgggtggatgggtggttgaacaggtggatgaatggatggatgggtagatggatgggtggatgggtgagtgggtaAATACTGTAGAATGCTTTTTCTGAGGATGCATTCAGGTAGCTAATCACCTGGCTGTTCCCAGGTCCCACAGCCTCCAGCCACCATCATTCAGCAGTTGCCTCAGCAGCCGCTCATAGCACAGattcctcctccccaggccttCCCTACTCCAAGGTCAGGAAGCATTAAGGAAGGTAAGTGTTCCATATTAATATTGTTATGGATTCATGGAATTTTCTAgtgaaagggaaaatatttttgtaagcgGGATAGTTATTTAGCGTCAGCTTTTGGCTACTCCACACGAAAATAACTTCAAGAAATTCTTATAAGAAGGATATCTTATAAGATATCTTATAAgaaggcgcagtggctcacgcctgtaatcccagcactctgggaggctgaggcgggtggatctttgaactcaggagttcaagaccagcctgagcaagagcgagaccccgtctctactaaaaatagaaagaaattatctggccaactaaaaatagatatagaaaaaattagccgggcatggtggcgcatgcctgtagtcccaggtactcgggaggctgaggcagtaggatctcttgagcccaggagtttgaggttgctgtgagctaggctgacgccacggcactcgctctagcccgggcaacagagtgagactctgtctcaaaaaaaaaaaaaaaaaaaaaaaaaaaggaggatatCTCTGAGGGAAGAAAACAAGGTATAAGGAAGAGGATTAG from the Eulemur rufifrons isolate Redbay chromosome 7, OSU_ERuf_1, whole genome shotgun sequence genome contains:
- the C7H21orf58 gene encoding uncharacterized protein C21orf58 homolog; this encodes MLDSSVAEQMTRLTLKLLGQKLEQERENLDGDSEGPHLLPGKEGGPEDALHGALRRRKDLLQRLRAQHLLDELSQAHSWRGLHGGALGSALPPEVPPTVPAGSPPPPAPEPPRIIQHQVPQPPATIIQQLPQQPLIAQIPPPQAFPTPRSGSIKEDMVDVLLLQGAQMHQILTHSLLLQALPRPAPQWAPPAVPRAARPRPPAAPRQLRHRHRHQHRHARA